From the genome of Alosa alosa isolate M-15738 ecotype Scorff River chromosome 18, AALO_Geno_1.1, whole genome shotgun sequence, one region includes:
- the eef1a1a gene encoding elongation factor 1-alpha 1a, with protein sequence MGKEKLHINIVVIGHVDSGKSTTTGHLIYKCGGIDKRTIEKFEKEAAEMGKGSFKYAWVLDKLKAERERGITIDISLWKFETSKYYVTIIDAPGHRDFIKNMITGTSQADCAVLIVAAGVGEFEAGISKNGQTREHALLAYTLGVKQLIVGINKMDSTEPNYSQKRYEEIVKEVSTYIKKIGYNPDTVAFVPISGWNGDNMLEPSPNMTWFKGWKITRKDGSASGTTLLEALDAIQPPSRPTDKPLRLPLQDVYKIGGIGTVPVGRVETGVLKSGMVVTFAPVNVTTEVKSVEMHHEALSEALPGDNVGFNVKNVSVKDIRRGNVAGDSKNDPPQEAANFTAQVIILNHPGQISAGYAPVLDCHTAHIACKFAELKEKIDRRSGKKLEDNPKSLKSGDAAIVDMIPGKPMCVESFSEYPPLGRFAVRDMRQTVAVGVIKGVEKKAPSGGKVTKSAQKAQKVK encoded by the exons ATGGGAAAGGAGAAGCTTCACATCAACATTGTGGTCATTGGCCATGTGGACTCTGGCAAGTCCACCACCACTGGCCATCTCATCTACAAGTGTGGTGGAATTGACAAGAGGACCATCGAGAAGTTTGAGAAGGAGGCTGCTGAG ATGGGCAAAGGCTCGTTCAAGTATGCCTGGGTGTTGGACAAGTTGAAGGCTGAGAGGGAGCGTGGCATCACCATCGACATCTCCCTCTGGAAGTTTGAGACCAGCAAGTACTACGTCACCATCATCGATGCCCCCGGGCACAGGGACTTCATCAAGAACATGATCACTGGCACCTCTCAG GCTGACTGTGCCGTGCTGATCGTGGCAGCTGGTGTGGGCGAGTTCGAGGCGGGCATCTCCAAGAACGGGCAGACTCGCGAGCACGCCCTGCTGGCCTACACGCTGGGCGTCAAGCAGCTGATCGTGGGCATCAACAAGATGGACTCCACCGAGCCCAACTACAGCCAGAAGCGCTACGAGGAGATCGTCAAGGAGGTCAGCACCTACATCAAGAAGATCGGCTACAATCCGGACACGGTGGCCTTCGTGCCCATCTCTGGCTGGAACGGCGACAACATGCTGGAGCCCAGCCCTAAC ATGACTTGGTTTAAGGGCTGGAAGATCACCCGTAAAGATGGCAGTGCCTCTGGGACCACTCTGCTAGAGGCCTTGGATGCCATCCAACCCCCCAGCCGACCCACCGACAAGCCCCTGCGTCTGCCCCTCCAGGACGTCTACAAAATCGGAG GTATTGGTACTGTGCCAGTGGGCCGTGTGGAGACAGGCGTCTTGAAGTCTGGCATGGTGGTGACCTTTGCCCCGGTAAACGTGACCACTGAGGTCAAGTCGGTGGAGATGCACCACGAGGCCCTCTCCGAGGCCCTCCCTGGCGACAACGTGGGCTTCAACGTGAAGAACGTGTCTGTCAAGGACATTCGCCGTGGCAATGTGGCTGGCGACAGCAAGAACGACCCACCCCAGGAGGCTGCCAACTTCACCGCTCAG GTGATCATCCTGAACCACCCTGGCCAGATTAGTGCTGGCTATGCCCCGGTGCTGGACTGCCACACCGCCCATATCGCCTGCAAGTTCGCCGAGCTCAAGGAAAAGATTGACCGCCGCTCGGGCAAGAAACTGGAGGACAACCCCAAGTCCCTGAAGTCCGGTGATGCTGCCATTGTGGACATGATCCCTGGGAAGCCCATGTGTGTGGAGAGCTTCTCCGAGTACCCTCCCCTGG GTCGCTTCGCCGTGCGTGACATGCGTCAGACCGTGGCCGTGGGCGTCATCAAGGGGGTGGAGAAGAAGGCCCCATCTGGCGGCAAGGTCACCAAGTCAGCGCAGAAGGCTCAGAAGGTGAAATGA